The genomic stretch AGGAATGAAAGATTGTATGAACAATGTAAGGAGGGTTGAGTATGATTGCCGAACTTTCCATTATTCCCTTGGGCCGCGGGGCCAGTATCAGCCCGGAGATAGCCAAGGTCATCAAGATCATCGATCAAAGCGGCATCTCTTACAAGGTCCATTCCATGGGGACCGCGCTCGAAGGAGACTGGGACAGGGTCATGGACCTGATCAAGTCGTGCCATCAGGAGGCGCTCAAGGATTCGGAGCGGGTTTACACGATCATCACCATTGATGACCGGAAGGGGAAGACGGACCGGATCCATGGCAAGGTCGCATCGCTTGAGGCCAAGGTCGGGAAGAAACTGCCGTAATCCCCGCGGCGCCCCTCTCATTGAGCAATTTTTTCTTGAAGTTTTTGACGATTGTGGTATAGTGCAACCCGTTTTGCGGCTATTTTATCTTGCGGCATAGACCAAAGGGGGGGAGAGAAAGATGACTAGGGTTCCGAAGAAGGTCTTTTTCACAAACGGCGTGGGCACGCATACTGAAGAGCTTCAATCCTTTGAGCTGGCGCTGCGGGATGCCGGTATTGAAAAGTTCAACCTGGTCCAGGTCTCCAGTATCCTTCCCCCGGGCTGCAAGAGGATCTCCCGCAAGGAAGGTTTGAATCTGCTCGAGCCCGGTGAGATTGTCTATTGCGTTCTTGCGCGCTGTGCCAGCAGCGAACCCCGCCGTCTGCTGGCCGCCTCGGTAGGCTGCGCAGTCCCCATAGACAAGAGGATGTACGGCTACCTGAGTGAATACCATGCCTTCGGGACGACCGACCATGCGGCCGGGGAGTACTCCGAAGACCTG from Nitrospirae bacterium CG2_30_53_67 encodes the following:
- a CDS encoding arginine decarboxylase, pyruvoyl-dependent; the protein is MTRVPKKVFFTNGVGTHTEELQSFELALRDAGIEKFNLVQVSSILPPGCKRISRKEGLNLLEPGEIVYCVLARCASSEPRRLLAASVGCAVPIDKRMYGYLSEYHAFGTTDHAAGEYSEDLAAAMLASTLGIEFDEEKSWDEKREIWKISGKIVHTSNITQSAIVKKGYYTSVVAAAVFVF